In Luteitalea sp., a genomic segment contains:
- a CDS encoding alpha-N-arabinofuranosidase, whose translation MTSRRSFLGQLASSSAALAAGSWLSGIGYAQGRGPARTVINRARTRAELDRRLLGAFLEHLGRAIYTGVYEPDSPLADKNGFRSDVITEVRELGVPIMRYPGGNFVSGYNWLDGVGPKDQRPTVLERAWNSLETNQFGTNEFIEWCRLVDTEPLLAFNLGTGTPEKAVAYVEYCNLDKGTKWSDLRRQHGYQQPHNVRYWCLGNEMDGPWQMGHMPAREYGRKARDTARQLRVLDDTLTLIACGSSNTILPTYLVWDREVLEECYDQVDAISLHNYYGNTPELTGEDTSRYLAMNLDMEGQIHEIAAVCDYVQGVLKSPKRLWLSFDEWNVWYRARGGRFANGQREFAPRLLEEPYNLEDALLVGGFLNTLLRESERVRVGCLAQIVNVIAPLVTNEKGVLRQTIYYPYAWALQYARGQVLDLLVESETYPIRAEGLRPDFARDDQVPYADVTVTVDASRNEACVLVLNRDLDSERELMLDWRDPTPTRVLASQTLTGADLKAVNTFEQPTRVTPQQIDAPQPAAKMTLKLPPRSYSVFHLSTA comes from the coding sequence GAGCGGGATTGGGTACGCGCAAGGGCGAGGCCCCGCCCGGACGGTCATCAACCGCGCCCGCACTCGTGCGGAGCTCGATCGCCGGCTGTTGGGCGCCTTCCTGGAACATCTGGGACGGGCCATCTATACGGGCGTCTACGAGCCAGACTCGCCACTGGCCGACAAGAACGGCTTTCGCAGCGACGTGATCACCGAGGTCCGCGAGCTCGGCGTGCCGATCATGCGCTATCCGGGCGGCAATTTCGTCTCCGGGTACAACTGGCTCGACGGCGTCGGTCCGAAAGACCAGCGTCCCACGGTCCTGGAACGGGCCTGGAACTCGCTCGAGACCAATCAATTCGGCACCAACGAGTTCATCGAGTGGTGCCGGCTCGTCGACACCGAGCCCCTACTGGCATTCAACCTCGGCACCGGCACTCCGGAGAAGGCGGTCGCGTACGTCGAATACTGCAACCTCGACAAGGGCACGAAGTGGAGCGACCTTCGCCGCCAGCATGGCTACCAGCAACCGCACAATGTCCGGTATTGGTGTTTGGGTAACGAGATGGACGGGCCGTGGCAAATGGGCCACATGCCCGCGCGGGAATACGGGCGCAAGGCGCGCGACACCGCCCGCCAGCTTCGTGTCCTCGATGACACGCTCACGCTCATCGCGTGCGGCTCGAGCAACACGATACTGCCCACCTATCTCGTCTGGGACCGTGAAGTGCTCGAGGAATGTTACGACCAGGTGGACGCGATCTCGCTCCACAACTACTACGGCAACACGCCCGAGCTGACCGGCGAAGATACGTCGCGCTATCTTGCCATGAACCTGGACATGGAGGGTCAGATCCATGAGATTGCAGCGGTCTGCGACTATGTCCAGGGTGTCCTCAAGTCGCCGAAGCGGTTGTGGCTGTCGTTCGACGAGTGGAACGTGTGGTACAGGGCGCGCGGCGGCCGGTTCGCGAACGGCCAACGGGAGTTCGCCCCGCGTCTCTTGGAAGAGCCGTACAACCTGGAAGATGCGCTGCTCGTCGGCGGCTTCTTGAACACGCTGCTTCGCGAGTCTGAACGCGTGCGGGTTGGCTGCCTGGCCCAGATCGTCAACGTGATCGCGCCGTTGGTCACCAACGAAAAGGGTGTGCTGCGTCAGACCATTTACTACCCGTACGCCTGGGCGCTCCAATACGCCCGCGGCCAGGTGCTCGATCTCTTGGTCGAGTCCGAGACGTACCCGATTCGCGCAGAGGGGTTGCGACCCGACTTTGCCCGCGACGATCAAGTGCCCTACGCCGATGTCACCGTCACCGTCGATGCAAGCCGTAACGAGGCATGTGTGCTGGTGCTCAATCGCGACCTCGACTCCGAGCGGGAATTGATGCTCGACTGGCGCGATCCAACGCCGACGCGTGTGCTCGCCAGCCAGACGTTGACCGGGGCCGACCTGAAAGCCGTCAACACCTTCGAGCAGCCGACGCGTGTGACGCCGCAGCAGATCGATGCACCGCAACCTGCCGCGAAGATGACGCTCAAGCTTCCACCACGTTCATATAGCGTGTTTCATTTGTCGACGGCTTGA
- a CDS encoding peptidase M14, with protein sequence MQSRLAACSLSRVFVAVVLVVAAAGRAPLHPPLVAHGQAAASAASSDALVTVAERSGYQRTGRYDEVVTLCAAFQKAFPEHVRCTEFGRTPEGRPMLALLASTVGALTVDAARARGLPVLLVQGGIHAGEIDGKDAGFRALRELLQGRAAKGALDHLVLVFVPVFNVDGHERFGRWNRPNQRGPEEMGWRTTAQNLNLNRDYAVADAPEMHAMLRLLDAWDPIVTADLHVTDGAQFEHDVSITLEPLYSGDPALRKTGRTIRDTLLSKLTAQGSLPLPFYPAFLTPDDPASGIADAVMPPRFSNGYFPLRNRFGILVETHSWKDYPTRVGVTYNTVIALLELAAEQGASWRDLAAEADTRAAELGGVSVPLAYDATDKTRLVEFRGYAYTRTQSEISGALMTRYDESKPQIWKVPLRDDVQPSLTINAPAGGYIVPAAHAGWMSEKLELHGIELRTMRERLPQARVETFRAAKASFAPEPFEGHQRLTLEGQWKQETRDVPAGSLFVPIAQAKARLVMALLEPQAPDSFAAWGELNSAFERTEYMEDYVAEEVARDMLKTDPALKAEFERRLADDPDFAKDPAARLQFFYRRHSSWDERYNLYPVMRTAAVP encoded by the coding sequence ATGCAAAGCCGGCTGGCAGCATGCTCACTTTCACGTGTTTTTGTCGCTGTTGTGCTTGTGGTCGCGGCCGCCGGGCGCGCGCCGTTGCACCCTCCCCTGGTCGCGCACGGACAGGCGGCAGCTTCTGCCGCGTCCTCCGATGCGCTGGTGACCGTGGCTGAACGCTCTGGCTACCAAAGAACCGGGCGCTACGATGAGGTGGTCACATTGTGCGCCGCGTTCCAGAAGGCCTTCCCGGAGCACGTACGTTGCACGGAGTTTGGCCGAACACCGGAAGGGAGGCCAATGCTTGCACTGCTTGCCTCCACTGTCGGTGCGCTGACGGTAGACGCTGCACGTGCACGTGGCCTGCCTGTTCTGCTGGTGCAGGGCGGCATTCACGCCGGCGAGATCGACGGGAAGGATGCCGGCTTCCGAGCCTTGCGCGAGCTGTTGCAAGGCCGCGCTGCCAAGGGTGCGCTCGATCATCTGGTCTTGGTCTTCGTCCCCGTGTTCAACGTCGATGGACACGAGCGCTTCGGCCGCTGGAACCGTCCGAACCAACGCGGCCCGGAGGAAATGGGCTGGCGGACGACGGCGCAGAACCTGAACCTGAATCGCGACTACGCCGTGGCGGACGCACCCGAGATGCATGCGATGCTGCGGCTGCTCGACGCCTGGGACCCGATTGTCACCGCTGACTTGCACGTCACCGACGGCGCGCAGTTCGAGCACGACGTGTCGATCACGCTCGAGCCGCTCTACTCCGGCGATCCGGCGCTGCGCAAGACAGGACGCACCATCCGCGACACCCTCCTCTCCAAGCTCACCGCGCAAGGCTCGCTTCCCTTGCCCTTCTACCCGGCATTCCTGACGCCAGACGACCCGGCGTCTGGTATCGCCGACGCGGTCATGCCACCCCGCTTCTCGAACGGATACTTCCCACTTCGCAATCGGTTCGGCATCCTCGTCGAGACACATTCGTGGAAGGACTATCCGACCCGCGTCGGTGTGACCTACAACACGGTCATCGCGCTGCTGGAGCTTGCTGCCGAGCAGGGCGCGTCCTGGCGCGATCTCGCGGCCGAGGCCGACACCCGTGCCGCCGAACTCGGCGGCGTGAGTGTGCCGTTGGCCTACGACGCAACCGACAAGACACGCCTCGTCGAGTTCCGCGGCTATGCGTACACGCGTACTCAATCGGAGATCTCCGGCGCGCTGATGACTCGCTACGATGAGAGCAAGCCACAGATCTGGAAGGTCCCGCTGCGTGACGATGTTCAGCCAAGCCTGACCATCAACGCCCCCGCCGGCGGATACATCGTCCCCGCAGCACACGCTGGCTGGATGAGCGAGAAGCTCGAGCTGCATGGCATCGAGCTCAGGACAATGCGCGAGCGACTACCGCAGGCGCGCGTGGAGACCTTTCGCGCCGCGAAGGCCAGCTTTGCACCCGAGCCGTTCGAGGGTCATCAGCGCCTCACCCTGGAGGGGCAGTGGAAGCAGGAGACGCGCGATGTGCCAGCCGGCTCGCTGTTCGTCCCGATCGCGCAAGCAAAGGCGCGTCTGGTGATGGCGCTGCTCGAGCCGCAAGCGCCAGACTCCTTTGCGGCCTGGGGAGAGCTCAACAGCGCGTTCGAGCGGACAGAGTACATGGAGGACTACGTGGCGGAGGAGGTCGCGCGGGACATGCTGAAGACCGATCCGGCGCTGAAGGCGGAGTTCGAGCGCAGGCTCGCGGACGATCCCGACTTCGCCAAGGACCCGGCGGCGCGTCTCCAGTTCTTCTACCGTCGCCACAGCTCGTGGGATGAGCGCTACAACCTGTATCCGGTGATGCGTACGGCAGCGGTGCCCTGA
- the psd gene encoding phosphatidylserine decarboxylase (Phosphatidylserine decarboxylase is synthesized as a single chain precursor. Generation of the pyruvoyl active site from a Ser is coupled to cleavage of a Gly-Ser bond between the larger (beta) and smaller (alpha chains). It is an integral membrane protein.), with amino-acid sequence MGWFSRIEHPLLCRASMVVWQRFGGDLNLHEAKKSRFSSLHDCFVRELKEGARPIDSRPEVLVSPCDAIVVASGRVEGTELIQAKGLTYTLDELLVDPALAELHRDGVYVTLRLRSNMYHRFHAPGDCDVDEVIYVAGDTWNVNPIALRRIERLYCKNERAILRTRLRLSREPLTLVPIAAILVASIQLHVLDVRLDVKYGGPNRIPCRASFEKGEELGYFHHGSTIIVLASGDVTICDHIREGGSIRMGQPLLRREPR; translated from the coding sequence ATGGGCTGGTTCAGCCGGATCGAGCATCCGCTGCTCTGCCGCGCGTCGATGGTGGTCTGGCAGCGTTTCGGCGGCGACCTCAACTTGCACGAAGCGAAGAAGAGCCGCTTCAGCAGTCTGCACGACTGCTTCGTGCGAGAGCTCAAGGAGGGAGCCCGGCCGATCGATTCCAGGCCCGAGGTGCTCGTCAGCCCTTGTGATGCGATTGTCGTCGCATCGGGGCGCGTCGAAGGGACCGAGCTGATTCAAGCGAAGGGGCTGACGTACACGCTCGACGAGCTGCTGGTAGATCCCGCGCTCGCCGAGCTCCACCGCGATGGCGTCTACGTCACGCTGCGACTTCGATCGAACATGTACCATCGCTTCCACGCACCGGGCGATTGCGACGTGGACGAGGTGATCTATGTCGCAGGTGATACGTGGAACGTGAATCCCATCGCGCTCCGCCGCATAGAGCGGCTCTACTGCAAGAACGAGCGTGCGATCCTGCGGACGCGCCTTCGTCTGTCCCGGGAGCCACTCACGCTGGTCCCCATCGCTGCGATCCTGGTGGCAAGCATTCAGCTGCACGTCCTCGACGTGCGGCTCGATGTGAAGTACGGGGGCCCCAACCGGATCCCCTGTCGGGCGTCGTTCGAGAAGGGAGAAGAGCTCGGCTACTTCCACCATGGCTCGACGATCATCGTCTTGGCGAGCGGCGATGTCACGATTTGCGACCACATCCGCGAAGGGGGCTCCATCCGCATGGGACAGCCGTTACTACGACGAGAACCACGGTAA
- a CDS encoding aminotransferase class III-fold pyridoxal phosphate-dependent enzyme, producing MVTTAVVLGAALVALVIPRARARLRLSRAKHPSPSGHARIAKRLATLVPFYTFDAGRFFQSDGAPPHVAERRRAGFMRLAELLRERAPETIRVTEAIEPGISDLQFTGLYRVPFQYSHFVRQHLKVGALAQESNGVLVKDLDGNLAYDVAGSYGVNVFGYDFYKECIDNGIDRVRALGPLLGTYHPVIEENSRRLRAISGLDEVSFHMSGTEAVMQAVRLARYHTQRSHLVQFCGAYHGWWDGVQPGVGNPRAVHDVYVLKEMDEATLRVLESRRDIACVLVNPLQALHPNRSAPGDGALIGSAASPTVDRTTYSVWLRQLREICTARGIVLIVDEVFLGFRLAYGGAQEYFGVRADMVTYGKTVGGGLPIGVLCGQRRLMKRFRDDRPADVCFARGTFNAHPYVMGAMNEFLRRVDTPAVRESYARADEVWNSRAAALNQALASRQLPVQVANLCSVWTVHYTVPSRYNWMFQYYLRAHGLALSWVGSGRLIFSHNYSDTDFAAVAERFLAAASAMQQDGWWHTDGLTDAALKRRVLWEMLATRVPWLDPLTPSDAERLDRPARPVARAAEPCDTAPGRETGL from the coding sequence ATGGTGACGACGGCTGTCGTACTGGGGGCCGCGCTCGTTGCCCTGGTCATTCCTCGCGCCCGCGCCCGCCTGCGGCTCTCGCGGGCGAAGCATCCCTCTCCGTCTGGCCACGCGCGCATCGCGAAGCGCCTGGCGACGCTCGTTCCCTTCTATACGTTCGACGCAGGCCGGTTCTTCCAGTCCGACGGTGCGCCGCCGCACGTCGCGGAACGCCGCCGTGCGGGCTTCATGCGGCTCGCCGAGCTGCTGCGCGAGCGGGCGCCAGAGACCATCCGTGTCACGGAAGCGATCGAGCCTGGTATCTCCGACCTCCAGTTCACCGGGCTCTATCGCGTTCCTTTCCAGTACAGCCACTTCGTCCGTCAGCATCTGAAGGTCGGCGCGCTCGCCCAGGAATCGAACGGGGTTCTCGTCAAGGATCTCGATGGCAACCTTGCCTACGATGTCGCCGGCTCGTACGGCGTGAACGTCTTCGGCTACGACTTCTACAAGGAGTGCATCGACAACGGCATCGATCGCGTGAGGGCGCTGGGCCCGCTGCTCGGGACGTATCACCCGGTCATCGAGGAGAACAGTCGGCGCCTCCGGGCCATCTCCGGGCTGGACGAGGTGTCCTTTCACATGTCCGGTACCGAGGCGGTGATGCAGGCGGTGCGCCTTGCCCGCTATCACACCCAACGCAGCCACCTGGTTCAGTTTTGCGGGGCGTATCACGGATGGTGGGACGGCGTGCAGCCGGGCGTCGGCAACCCGCGTGCGGTCCACGACGTGTACGTGCTGAAGGAGATGGACGAAGCGACGCTGCGAGTGCTCGAGAGCCGGCGCGACATCGCCTGCGTGTTGGTGAACCCCCTGCAGGCGCTGCATCCGAACCGGAGCGCGCCAGGCGACGGGGCGCTGATAGGGAGCGCCGCCTCCCCCACTGTCGATCGGACGACGTATTCCGTGTGGCTGCGGCAACTGCGAGAGATCTGCACCGCGCGCGGCATCGTTTTGATCGTAGACGAGGTCTTCCTCGGATTCCGCCTGGCCTACGGTGGTGCGCAGGAGTACTTCGGCGTGCGGGCCGATATGGTGACCTACGGCAAGACGGTCGGCGGAGGGCTTCCAATTGGTGTGCTCTGCGGGCAACGACGGCTGATGAAGCGGTTTCGCGACGACCGCCCGGCCGACGTCTGCTTCGCGCGCGGCACGTTCAACGCGCATCCCTACGTGATGGGCGCGATGAACGAGTTCCTGCGGCGAGTCGACACGCCGGCAGTGCGCGAGTCCTACGCTCGCGCAGACGAGGTATGGAACAGCCGTGCTGCGGCGCTGAACCAGGCGCTCGCCAGCCGACAACTGCCGGTGCAGGTGGCGAACCTCTGCTCGGTCTGGACCGTTCACTACACCGTGCCTTCGCGCTACAACTGGATGTTCCAGTATTACTTGCGGGCCCACGGTCTCGCCCTCAGTTGGGTGGGCAGCGGGCGCCTGATCTTCAGCCACAACTACTCGGATACGGACTTCGCAGCAGTGGCCGAGCGGTTCCTGGCCGCCGCGTCGGCAATGCAACAAGACGGCTGGTGGCATACCGATGGCCTTACCGACGCGGCGCTCAAGAGACGGGTGCTCTGGGAGATGCTCGCCACGCGAGTCCCGTGGCTGGATCCGCTCACGCCGTCCGATGCGGAACGATTGGATCGACCAGCTCGCCCCGTAGCACGTGCAGCGGAGCCTTGTGATACAGCTCCAGGTCGTGAAACGGGTCTGTGA
- a CDS encoding methyltransferase domain-containing protein — translation MQGRLRIRRRASPDGPWRHGSTVPPVEAVYKRLAPVYDLLYGVGLQHGRRRAMARLSPRAGERILEIGVGTGLSAVGYPSGCQVVAIDLSAPMLARARARLARRRVGHVALCRMDGTQLAFPDARFDAVYAPYVINVVPDPLLVAREMLRVCRPGGRLVLLNHFAPADGSTGVTTRLAGGVATRATGVNWNLELDAFLRDAGLTALSVDHVNLRVSSVVVCRKCQPGDHRP, via the coding sequence CTGCAGGGCAGACTGCGGATCAGGAGGCGGGCTTCACCGGATGGCCCCTGGCGCCACGGCTCAACCGTGCCGCCCGTGGAGGCCGTCTACAAGCGACTGGCGCCTGTTTACGACCTCCTCTACGGCGTCGGGTTGCAGCATGGCCGTCGGCGCGCAATGGCTCGGCTCTCCCCCCGTGCGGGCGAACGGATCCTGGAAATCGGCGTCGGCACCGGCCTCAGCGCGGTGGGCTACCCCTCCGGCTGCCAGGTCGTGGCCATCGATCTCTCGGCGCCCATGCTGGCGCGTGCCCGCGCCCGTCTCGCACGCCGCCGGGTGGGCCACGTCGCGCTCTGCCGGATGGACGGAACCCAGCTCGCCTTTCCCGACGCGCGATTCGACGCCGTCTACGCGCCCTATGTCATCAACGTGGTACCGGATCCGCTTCTCGTCGCGCGCGAGATGCTACGCGTCTGCCGGCCAGGCGGGCGCCTCGTCTTACTCAACCACTTCGCACCCGCTGACGGGAGTACCGGGGTGACCACACGCCTCGCCGGCGGTGTGGCGACCCGTGCGACCGGCGTGAACTGGAACCTAGAGCTCGACGCCTTCCTGCGGGACGCTGGGTTGACCGCGCTCTCGGTCGACCATGTCAACCTGCGCGTCTCATCGGTCGTCGTGTGCCGTAAATGCCAACCCGGAGACCATCGACCATGA